Proteins encoded within one genomic window of Companilactobacillus sp.:
- a CDS encoding diol dehydratase small subunit translates to MTEINDLISKIVNNVQEEQANSSSNTTASSQSTTATAGKTMTAADYPFFQKHPDLVNAPTGKNVKEVTLEAAINGQVKPEDLRISPATLKAQGQIAASAGRPSIQSNFDRAAELTKIPDERVLEMYSSLRPYRSSEQELLDMADELENKYGAKICANFVREAATEYKKRKKLKGDN, encoded by the coding sequence ATGACAGAAATAAACGATTTAATTAGCAAAATTGTTAACAACGTTCAAGAAGAACAAGCTAACAGCTCATCAAATACAACCGCAAGTTCACAATCAACAACTGCAACTGCTGGCAAAACAATGACTGCTGCTGATTACCCATTCTTCCAAAAACATCCTGATCTAGTTAATGCCCCAACTGGCAAAAACGTTAAGGAAGTTACTTTGGAAGCCGCAATCAACGGTCAAGTTAAACCAGAAGACTTACGTATTTCACCAGCTACATTAAAAGCTCAAGGTCAAATTGCTGCGAGTGCTGGTAGACCATCAATTCAAAGCAACTTTGATCGTGCTGCTGAATTAACAAAAATTCCTGACGAACGTGTTCTTGAAATGTACAGTTCACTTAGACCTTACCGTTCATCAGAGCAAGAATTGTTAGACATGGCAGACGAACTCGAAAACAAGTATGGTGCAAAGATTTGTGCTAACTTCGTTCGTGAAGCTGCAACAGAATACAAAAAACGTAAGAAACTCAAAGGAGATAACTAG
- a CDS encoding propanediol/glycerol family dehydratase medium subunit: protein MSEEINEKLLRDIIRQVIAETKSTDKKVDFQGGNSSSATNSATATATKPAPGTDAPLQLDWFKHVGPAKKGTSTDEVVVAVLPGFAEHMTENLKGIKHKDILRQVTAGIEEQGLKARVIKVYRTADVSFAGAEGDQYSGSGVAIAIQSKGTTIIHQKDLEPLSNLELFPQAPVIDLDTYRAIGANAARYAKGESPTPVPTVNDQMARVKYQAKSALMHIKETKYVVPGKGPDEIEVNFD, encoded by the coding sequence ATGAGTGAAGAAATTAATGAAAAATTATTAAGAGACATAATCCGTCAAGTTATTGCCGAAACAAAATCAACTGACAAGAAAGTTGACTTCCAAGGTGGTAATTCAAGTAGTGCTACTAATTCTGCAACTGCTACAGCAACAAAACCTGCACCAGGTACAGATGCACCACTTCAACTAGACTGGTTCAAACATGTTGGTCCAGCTAAGAAAGGTACTTCAACTGACGAAGTTGTCGTTGCTGTTCTTCCTGGATTTGCGGAACATATGACTGAAAACTTGAAAGGTATCAAACATAAAGATATTCTTCGTCAAGTTACAGCCGGAATTGAAGAGCAAGGACTCAAAGCTAGAGTTATCAAAGTTTACCGTACAGCCGATGTTTCATTCGCCGGTGCTGAAGGTGACCAATACTCAGGCTCAGGCGTTGCAATCGCTATTCAATCTAAAGGAACAACTATTATTCATCAAAAGGATTTGGAACCATTATCAAACCTTGAATTGTTCCCTCAAGCACCAGTTATTGATTTAGATACTTATCGTGCTATCGGTGCTAACGCAGCCAGATATGCCAAAGGTGAATCACCTACACCTGTTCCAACTGTTAATGATCAGATGGCTCGTGTTAAGTATCAAGCTAAATCAGCTTTGATGCACATTAAGGAAACAAAATATGTTGTACCTGGAAAGGGACCAGACGAAATCGAAGTTAACTTCGACTAA
- a CDS encoding propanediol/glycerol family dehydratase large subunit: MKRQKRFEELEKRPVHEDGFVDEWPEEGFVAMDGPYDPKPSVKIENGEIVELDGKKKEDFDLIDSFIAKHSINKDTTEKVLAMDSQKIANMLCDPNVTRDKIIPITTGFTPAKAAEVIEQLNFVEMMMATQKMRPRKTPATQGHVTNIRDNPVLIAADAADAALRGFPEQETTTAVARYAPLNAISIMVGAQTGRPGVLTQCSVEEAEELSLGMRGFTAYAETISVYGTEQVFTDGDDTPWSKGFLASCYASRGLKMRFTSGSGSEVMMGYAEKKSMLYLEARCIFITKGCGVQGLQNGAVSCIGIPGAVPSGIREVLGENLLCMAMDIECASGNDQAFSHSDIRRTERLLGQFLAGTDYISSGYSSVPNYDNTFAGSNMDATDYDDYYAMQRDLKVNGGLVPVKEADIIKGRNKAAKALQAVFKSLDLPEITDEEVEAATYAFTSKDMPERNMVEDMKAAQDIMDRGVTGIDIIKGLYAGGFTDVAQAVLNLLQQRIAGDFLQTSAIFDKDWNVISAVNNTNDYNGPGTGYHIDDELWSKIIDIPMAINPSDV; the protein is encoded by the coding sequence TTGAAGAGACAAAAGAGATTTGAGGAGTTGGAAAAAAGACCAGTTCATGAAGACGGTTTCGTTGATGAATGGCCTGAAGAAGGTTTCGTTGCAATGGACGGACCTTACGATCCCAAACCTAGTGTAAAAATTGAAAATGGTGAAATTGTTGAATTGGATGGTAAGAAAAAAGAAGATTTCGATTTGATCGATAGCTTCATTGCTAAACATTCAATCAACAAAGACACAACTGAAAAAGTACTTGCCATGGATTCACAAAAGATCGCCAACATGTTGTGCGATCCTAATGTTACTCGTGACAAGATCATCCCAATTACTACCGGATTTACACCTGCAAAGGCTGCCGAAGTAATCGAACAACTTAATTTCGTTGAAATGATGATGGCTACTCAAAAGATGCGTCCACGTAAGACACCAGCAACACAAGGACACGTTACAAACATTCGTGATAATCCTGTTTTGATTGCTGCTGATGCTGCTGATGCAGCCTTGAGAGGTTTTCCTGAACAAGAAACAACAACAGCCGTTGCTCGTTACGCACCATTAAATGCCATTTCAATCATGGTCGGTGCTCAAACTGGACGTCCTGGTGTTCTTACACAATGTTCAGTTGAGGAAGCTGAGGAATTGAGTTTAGGTATGCGTGGTTTTACTGCTTATGCCGAAACAATTTCCGTTTATGGTACTGAACAAGTATTTACCGATGGTGATGATACACCTTGGTCCAAAGGATTCTTAGCATCATGTTATGCATCCCGTGGACTAAAGATGCGTTTCACATCTGGTTCAGGTTCAGAAGTTATGATGGGATATGCCGAAAAGAAATCAATGCTTTATCTTGAAGCACGTTGTATTTTCATCACAAAAGGTTGTGGTGTACAAGGTCTTCAAAATGGTGCTGTTTCATGTATCGGTATCCCCGGAGCTGTTCCTTCAGGTATTCGTGAAGTTCTAGGTGAAAACCTTCTATGTATGGCAATGGATATTGAATGTGCTTCTGGTAATGACCAAGCATTCTCACATTCAGACATTCGTAGAACTGAAAGATTATTGGGTCAATTCCTTGCCGGAACTGATTACATTTCATCAGGTTATTCGTCAGTTCCTAACTATGACAATACCTTTGCTGGTTCAAACATGGATGCAACTGATTATGACGACTACTATGCTATGCAACGTGATTTGAAGGTCAATGGTGGTTTGGTCCCTGTTAAGGAAGCAGACATCATCAAGGGTAGAAACAAAGCTGCTAAAGCCTTGCAAGCTGTCTTCAAGTCACTAGATCTTCCTGAGATCACTGACGAAGAAGTTGAAGCTGCTACTTATGCATTTACTTCAAAAGATATGCCAGAACGTAACATGGTTGAAGATATGAAAGCTGCTCAAGACATCATGGATAGAGGAGTTACAGGTATCGACATCATCAAAGGTCTTTATGCAGGTGGCTTCACAGATGTTGCCCAAGCCGTATTGAACCTTCTACAACAAAGAATTGCCGGTGACTTCCTACAAACTTCAGCTATCTTTGATAAAGACTGGAACGTTATTTCAGCCGTAAATAATACAAATGATTACAACGGTCCTGGCACTGGATATCATATCGATGACGAGCTATGGAGCAAGATCATTGATATTCCAATGGCAATCAACCCATCAGATGTATAA
- the pduB gene encoding propanediol utilization microcompartment protein PduB, whose protein sequence is MQTPDENELVEKVLAQVLRNNVVDNKRKVGVSRLSSSINGVTEFIGTAPIGDTIGMAIANVDPELLKNLHVDHPYRSIGILSARTGGGPQIMSMDEAVKGTNTQAISIQMPRDTKGGAGHGSLIIVGGDDVSDVRQAVHIALKNVPKHFGDVYNTPAGHLELQYTARASQACNLAFGAPEGKAYGLIAGAPAGIGVVMADVAMKAANVEALSFASPAHGTSFSNEGILHISGESGAVRQAVLSAREVGIKLLSQLGGTPTNDYPSYI, encoded by the coding sequence ATGCAGACGCCTGATGAAAATGAATTAGTTGAAAAAGTTCTAGCTCAGGTCCTAAGAAACAATGTTGTTGATAACAAACGGAAAGTAGGTGTGAGTCGCTTGAGTTCATCTATTAATGGAGTAACAGAATTTATTGGAACAGCACCGATTGGAGATACGATCGGAATGGCCATTGCAAATGTTGATCCTGAATTATTGAAGAATCTTCATGTTGACCATCCATATAGATCAATCGGTATTCTATCCGCAAGAACCGGTGGCGGACCACAAATTATGTCAATGGACGAAGCAGTTAAGGGTACTAATACACAAGCTATTAGTATTCAAATGCCTCGTGATACTAAAGGAGGAGCTGGACATGGTTCTTTGATCATTGTCGGTGGCGATGACGTTTCTGACGTTCGTCAAGCCGTACATATCGCATTAAAGAACGTTCCAAAGCACTTCGGGGATGTTTATAACACTCCTGCAGGACACTTGGAATTACAATACACAGCTCGTGCAAGTCAAGCATGTAACTTAGCTTTCGGAGCTCCCGAAGGTAAGGCTTACGGATTGATTGCTGGTGCCCCAGCTGGTATCGGTGTTGTCATGGCCGATGTTGCTATGAAAGCTGCTAATGTTGAAGCACTTTCATTTGCATCACCTGCACATGGAACAAGTTTTTCAAACGAAGGTATTCTACACATTTCTGGTGAGTCAGGAGCTGTTAGACAAGCAGTTCTTTCTGCCCGTGAAGTTGGTATCAAGTTATTGAGCCAATTAGGTGGTACACCAACAAATGATTATCCTTCATATATCTAA
- a CDS encoding BMC domain-containing protein, whose amino-acid sequence MALEALGLVETRGLVPAIEAADAMLKAANVTLVGEQKVGHGLVTIMVRGDVGAVNASVDAGVSAAENIGEVTSNYVIPRPHEDVDKLIALETAKK is encoded by the coding sequence ATGGCACTCGAAGCCTTAGGTTTGGTAGAAACGAGAGGATTGGTCCCAGCTATTGAAGCTGCTGATGCAATGCTCAAAGCAGCTAACGTAACCCTAGTTGGCGAACAAAAAGTTGGACATGGACTAGTTACAATCATGGTTCGTGGTGATGTTGGTGCAGTTAACGCATCTGTTGATGCAGGTGTTTCAGCCGCTGAAAACATTGGCGAAGTTACATCTAACTACGTAATTCCTCGTCCACACGAAGATGTTGATAAGCTAATCGCATTAGAAACTGCAAAGAAATAG
- a CDS encoding NADPH-dependent FMN reductase, with translation MSFKIVAFCGSSKPGSYNQYLINFLRKKYINEMNLQILDIDDLPFLKFMKYEDFPSKVKYMCQSIQSADGLVIATPEINHGMTANVKNAIDWCSMVPHLLWHKPVMLMGASTGPLGTVRAQMQLRQVLESPMINSRVTRSIECLVTNAQDLFDENGNLTSQKSIDVMDQQFNEFKQLINERNQELAHE, from the coding sequence GTGAGTTTCAAGATCGTAGCCTTCTGTGGCAGTAGTAAGCCGGGTTCTTATAATCAATATTTGATAAATTTTCTTCGTAAAAAGTATATTAATGAAATGAATTTGCAAATTTTAGATATTGACGACCTACCATTTTTAAAATTTATGAAATATGAAGATTTTCCTTCCAAAGTGAAGTATATGTGCCAAAGCATTCAATCAGCAGATGGATTGGTAATCGCTACTCCGGAGATCAATCACGGGATGACGGCAAATGTTAAAAACGCCATCGATTGGTGTTCGATGGTCCCTCACCTGCTTTGGCATAAGCCGGTCATGCTAATGGGAGCTTCAACTGGTCCACTTGGAACTGTTCGTGCCCAAATGCAATTACGTCAAGTTTTAGAATCTCCCATGATCAATTCTCGAGTAACTCGTTCGATTGAATGTTTAGTAACTAACGCTCAAGATTTGTTCGATGAGAATGGAAATTTAACTTCACAAAAATCGATTGATGTTATGGATCAACAGTTCAACGAATTTAAACAATTAATCAATGAAAGAAATCAGGAACTTGCACATGAATGA
- a CDS encoding BMC domain-containing protein — protein MNDEKFPERIIQEYVPGKQITLAHIMANPNPDLYEKLGALNTTDPIGIITLTPAESTIIAGDIAIKSGDVKVAFLDRFSGSLFLVGRIDDLETSLQAVLDYFEKRLKFSVTMITRS, from the coding sequence ATGAATGATGAAAAATTCCCTGAAAGAATAATCCAGGAATACGTTCCTGGTAAACAGATCACCTTGGCACACATTATGGCTAATCCTAATCCAGACTTATATGAAAAATTAGGTGCTTTGAACACGACTGATCCAATCGGAATCATTACGCTAACACCCGCTGAATCAACGATCATTGCAGGTGACATTGCGATTAAATCCGGCGATGTTAAAGTTGCCTTTTTAGACCGTTTTAGTGGCTCATTATTTTTAGTTGGCAGAATTGACGACCTTGAAACTTCTTTGCAGGCCGTTCTCGATTATTTTGAAAAGAGACTGAAATTTAGTGTTACAATGATTACCAGAAGTTAA
- a CDS encoding DUF4430 domain-containing protein, which translates to MKKLASFLFAFLLLIGLAAPATTAQAKSNNNNIKVTYTLKNNKKQIGKKTITLKKNDSVMKGLKKGWKVSESKGYITSIDGHKQNDKKQIYWTYTVNKKQVNVGANKKKLHNKDHVEFKLSKYESGK; encoded by the coding sequence ATGAAAAAACTAGCTTCGTTTCTATTCGCATTTTTACTATTGATCGGACTTGCAGCTCCTGCTACAACAGCTCAAGCAAAGAGCAATAATAACAACATCAAAGTTACTTATACTTTGAAGAATAATAAGAAACAAATTGGCAAAAAGACTATCACTCTTAAGAAAAACGATTCTGTTATGAAGGGTCTTAAAAAGGGCTGGAAAGTATCAGAAAGCAAGGGTTATATCACTTCTATCGATGGTCACAAGCAAAACGACAAGAAGCAAATCTACTGGACATACACTGTTAACAAGAAACAAGTTAACGTTGGTGCCAACAAGAAGAAGCTTCACAATAAGGACCATGTTGAATTTAAGTTATCAAAATATGAATCAGGTAAATAA